The Ptychodera flava strain L36383 chromosome 16, AS_Pfla_20210202, whole genome shotgun sequence region caaataaacaaatcaatTAATCAGTTAATAAAAATACTCTAATTGCATACATTATATAAAAACACATTATCACGATATCATACGGTGATAACGTGTTTTTCGTACATGGTTATCAAACTTGCTTCATTTACGGCTTCTAAAAATTGTGTAATTTTTATTGGAAAAGCTCCAATTTATGCAGCTTTGGTATACATTGACTGTCCCAGTCTGTCTAAAGCATCTTTTACCAAGGCTCTCAACCTGAAACATGTCAGAGAAAAAGAAACTACAAAGATATGTGGATGAAAATCTGTGCAGGGCATCAGCAGCAGTGAGTCATGACTGCATGACTTTTGAAAAGTCCTGTAATACCCATTGAAGAAAATCACAGGTTTTAGAGAAATGCTGCATGATTAATGAGGGCTGAGAGCATTTTTTTCCTATTAAAAAGTCAAAGATATTACAAAGCATATCTTGCTCCAGTTCTCCTATCATTGACCAAATATGGACTTGCACAGcagaaaaagtttgaaagtggGATCAGATACTTGACAAGTTTCTTTTCCCAAGTGGGATGTaaatcattttgaatttacCACTGTCAAAAGAATCCACAAGTGACCTATTTCAGCCAACTGCTACCGGTCCAGAGTTTCATCATGAAATCAACAATAACTCTTTGAAAAATCTGCCCTCACATGTTAAGCTCATTAAATCCAAGGTTATTATGGCCTCTCTGCTTTCAGCTCAAAAATGCTACCAAATATGCTGCTGCAAATACAAATTCCCAACTGTCTCATTTTTCGTGAGTGGACGGAAATCCCATCTGCTAATAACCAATACCATACATCAAAGTCAAAAAGTGGCAATGATGATTTCCTAAGTAGTGATGGAGTTACATCTGTCATCACTTTGCTTTTATTGACCAGATGGACTCTTAGTAGAAACGTTTAAGTCAATGTTTACATGCTGATATGGACTGttcagtttgtttttgtttataagACTTATCCACTTAAATTTAAATCTCATGTTAAATTCCCTGTCTGTAGGCTCTGACTGCCTATTTACATCTTCATCTAATTTTCCTGCAAATTCCTTACCTTGTAATTCATGAGCAATTATCAAATTCCTTGACTGAGCTGCAGGAACAGTCGCACACATTTTTGCAGCAATACATTCATAAAATTACAACTTGTAGAGTCTGTCACAAGCTTCCATACCTATGTGAATCTTAGTTTATCCAAGAAATTGTTTGGTACAAGATAAAACatttaacccttaaagtgctgtaatttttctaaccaaaattttagtgcaacattttaacaattttcatgcatttttctgtaatttttttattattttggaccaaacagacatcacgTTTTGTTGGCTACaggattttatcaaaattttggcaaaaatctgaaaaaaattggctggggtacattttatatagGCGACAacagttgactttggcgctcaaagggttaattttgaTTTGGATACTGACACTAAATTTGTACCCACAGGATGGTCCATACATGTTTGAAATTTGTAAACATGATAGTTTCAGAATTTCACTAGTGTGAAGTTTACAAGCTATGACAAAGATTACTGTTATCTTCCTGGTACTGGAAAAAAAGGCAAACATTCTGATGGGTACTATAGTTTCCTTTGAGCTGTGGCATGTTCCTCTACTTGTAACTATCTGTCCTTCAAGAAATCCCTTGGACTTTGTTAGAAATGTGATCCGGTACTTTACCAGAAAGAGTGCGGTAAACACCACAGTTCACTTGGGACTATCTTCAAATCTTCACCAGACAGAATTAACTGTTTCGTAATTGCTGTTTGTTAGGATTGGATGGCACCCCTTGGTAGACTGATTTGTTGATAATCCATCAAGTTTAATTCTCTCTGTTTATTTCTGCTCTTAATAGGAAAGAAACTAGAGCTCCTTATGAATGGGACAGCTTGCCCTGTGTATGGCCTGTGAATTACTTTTGGAGTTTTGAAAACTAAAACTCACCAGCACCTGTGTGGTGTTGAATGATCTGTTTATTGTGAGGGCAAAGTTCCCGCCCTTATAGATCACACATCCTTCATTTTGCCTCCCTAATTCAGcccttgacaaaacttgccatgtacactgaagatactatgatataacattattgaaagtcattgagcaCTTTTACTACAgctaattgccaatttgcatatttaacaaactttcctaattaggaatataaaTCTGAATAGACTAGATCAAATtggtgaaacttgctatatacattgaaAACACTATGATATAGGATTCATGAAAGTTTAGTTAGCATTTTTACACCACCTagttataaatttgcatatttaactaacTTTATAAATTAGGGATGTAAGACATTAAGTACTCtacaaaagtttatgaaacttgttatgtatattgatgagacaatcttATTTATATGAGTGGaagatattttgtatttgtatgtcagctaatttataattagctttcacaatttggtatataagtttgaaggacttgaccaaaggcaattacacttgctatataaagtggtgatacaatgatagcagtcaaagaaattaagtatttttatttcagctaattacatattttgtatatttaaatAACCTTTAGAATtattctgtggtgaatattattcatgagATTGATCATAACAGTTTCAATCAAATTTGTGGCAAcggtttcaatttacagacaacagcaatatatactgaaacactggagcattttttcagttcatatctggtcagtGATGATAATGGACTAATAAAAAGAAGAGATGCCAACAAAGGTTAATTTCTCCTTCAGGGAAAAATTTTTTTCCGTAAATGAGTTGGAATAAGTATATTGGTTAGGAACATACTCAGTCATAAAATAGAGAACTCTTGACCGTCTCAATATCTACAAGTAGAGCCAATTGACCTAACATTTTAACATACAAAGACTtgaaaaattctttgaatttctggGGAAAACAGACAGCTGTCCTGTGCGCTGTGTCTACAgaggaaaatattgaaatttttaattCACATATAAAACTACCTAGAACTGCGGGGTTACTTATCAGCTCTTTCACTTGAAAATGCTACTTTACAATTCATCCAATAATTCTTTCTTTAGCAATGGTAGATAAGTTGATTCATGTTCAAATATACGTAAGCCACGATCAGGATTAACAAGAACCATGCCATAAAATCCAGTTACTTTTAAAACTTAATGGGCGTCTTGAAATTGAAGTTATATTGTGGGTGGGAACAGTGGGTGCAATATCGTAGCAACTCAAAGccatcaaatttattttctttactCGTTGCAATTAAGGTAGTACCTAAAtagtgaaagtcttaaacttttgctcaaactttccttaatgaaacttgcaACTTTTCTCTCATCGAATCataaatgaaaatcaggggtctaCATACAAAGTTTGGttaaagagaaacaaataacctaaaatttatcaatatctgaaattcacatggccgccatccctgtgtcaactttatgctgaaaaataaaattttatttttgaaaaaataaaaaagtaaaaaatgctATCACACCAcaagctttacatgtaaaatgagacCCTGCAAGTTAAAGGTAGAtcagagaattgtaaaagtttgaaagtccgaatatctgtccctgaaagcataaaaataaattgaaatcgCCACTTTCAGTCTGGAAAATAATACAATCACTTTTTAGGTGATTTTACTAACACTGTAACAATGTAAGACAATGTAAAACAAATCTAACAAATTAATTACCAAGTATGTTTTCAGCTCTCTGGCGTTAACGAAATGGCTAACATATTTTATTATAAGAGATATGTCATTATTTCTTCAACTGCGGTCATTATTAATTCCGCCTTgtcttttttaaataaaaaacaaaaaagttcctCTGTGGGGTTGGTATCATTAACTAAGCTTACCTTCTCCCTTTGCGATACACTTTAGTGGCTGTGCCTCTTTTCCAATAACATTTCCTTTAACTTCGTAACCATCAACCAAACCGGCAGTTTCTTCGCTGTCAAACCGAATGAAGGCATTCTCTTTTGGCTCGCATGTATACTTCATCGAGTTCAACTCTTTGAGTCTGTTTATTATTATCTTCTTAAAAGAAAGGATCTCCGCCCCCGAGCCATCGTTCAAAGCATCGGAGACGAACTCGCAAGAGTCCTCAAAATCGCCTAATGTTTGTTCcagttgtattttttgcagctgAAGGACGTTCTCCTTCTGGACTGCAATTTCCGCGACTTTTGATAAGAGGTAATCTTTGTGTTTCTGAAGAGCGTGGATGTAACTGTCGATGAAATATGTAATATCTGCGTTAAGTTGCTTCGACTTCTCTTTCACATCTGCTTGCATCGACTTGACACCATCAATGGCAACCCGCAAGACATCAATGTGTGGTTTGGTTTGCGACAGTAAATTTTGAACAACTTTCATTTTTCCGTCGCAAACGTTGTCAATAAAGTCACACTTGTGTTCGCGGTGTTCCACTAAACAGCAATCGCGGCAAACCGTTTCGTCACACGTTTCGCAGAACATCCTGAGCTCTTCATTGATATGCCTCGAGCAGAAAACCGGCCGGTGTATCTTGTTTACACCTTTCTCGCGGGCTTCCTCTATAGTGAGAATCGTGTGAGAAGAAGTTTTCCTCTGTCGCTTGTGGGCTTGTAGACAGAAACTGCACATGTAGATCGAGCAGTCTTCGCATCTGACAGCTGCGGGTGAGCTATCGTCACAGAGATCGCACTGAAGTTTGCTACTTTCTTCGTTTAACGACTGCAGAAGCAGCAACTTCTGAGACACGAAATTTACAGGTAAGCCCTCGACGCCATCCTCGGGGAGCTCGACTTCCACGACACACGTCGGGCAAAGAATCGTCAACGTGCTGGACTTGCTGCTCAGGGAGCCCGAGCCACTGGCGGACGAACCGCTTGCGAGATCGCTGTCGCAATTCACGACATAGGGCTTCACGTCCCGTAAACAATCCAAGCAAAACGTGTGAAGGCAAGGCAATACTCGAGGGTCTCGTAGTTTCTTCTGGCATTCACCACACTCGATTTTACGACTGCAAATGTCTGACGTACAGGCAGTCTCGACTGTTCCCGAAAACCCATTCATGGTTTCAGTGCCTGGCCACCAATGAAGCGAAACGCCCGAGAAAAATATTCCAAACGACCCTTGTTACGTCAAACAATTAAAAGCGATCTACCGACGAGCGCTGAAACACAACTGCACCCTTACAATGCAAACAGTCTAAAGTTAGCTCGATTATAACATTGACAAAGGCCAAACTTTGCTGTCTCCCTCGGCAGTTACGTGACACTGAGGCGTACTTGTATCCGCTTCAATTTATAGGCTCCTCTGACTTGTGCAGCGTGCTGTCTCTAATTCAACTGGTGACACGAAAACAAGTACCGAGCTTCTGATCAAACTCTGCTGTGCTAATTGTGTGTCGACGCAGCCATACTGAAGCGCCTTGACAAGTGACCCAGAGGCGTCccgccaagaaaataaaaaaaagttagCACATTGCTTAGATAACATTGAACGTGGAACATCTACCTTGCTTTAAAGAAAAATGAGCCATCGATTCAAATTTCGGGAATTATTTGGTTTTAACTGCAATGTGCTGCACAGCTGGTTATGACCTCTGACCTATGACAGAAACGGAGCAGACAGCACAAAATATGGCGGATAGTGCAGAGGCGAACAACGTGTGCACCCTGTGATCGAAGCAGTTTTCTCTTTCAACTGAATGAAGTAGACGGAAACCAAACAGTGACATAGTAAGTGCATCATACACAGGTAACCGGATGTTTTATAGGGAATATCTCTGACTTAACCCTTAGCTTTCAAAGCGTTCAAATGTAAGTACATGCCAGATCGGGTACTGTACCAAGCGTAGACATAGACGAGAAATTGAACAATGATGTCCGCCCGCATTGGGTACCGTTTTTGGTACCATCATAGAAATCACCAATATCTCCAGGTACTGAGACATAACAGTTTCTTCAAGAGGGTGAAAAATGAAATGGAAGCAAAGAACCCATTTGCTCCGTTCGATGTCGGCATCACGGAAAATAGACCTCCGGACGAAGTTGACATTGTGGTCGTTGGTGGCGGCGTGATTGGATCAAGTGTAGCTTACTTTTTGAAGACACTGGTGTCCACCGGAATGAGAGTACTTGTCGTTGATAAAGATCCAACAGTAAGTAACATCGTGATTTGAATGAAACGGTCGATATAAAAAGCATTATCGTCTTACATTTtccatttcttttattttactaaAGGTAAAAACTTGTATTCTTTCTCTTTTTGAAATGCCTCAGAATTACTTTGACTTGCACTGCATTTGGAAAAGGGCAATGGACCTTTGTGTAAATTCCCAATCCAGCCAGTTTCATCACCcaactaaataaataatatgatAACCTATGCCATACAAACCTgtaaaaccatagacagtagagacaACTGTccatggaaaaacaaaatttcttcaaCTCAGTTACTTCATATACCCATACAGCCTGCATGTCGTGGAcatatattcagactctcaaacttttacaataagtTATTGGTCTGccacatgtatgtgtgtaggggggggggggagactcattttgaagctcatggagtaaataaacttcactggcttatttgtgaaaatcgaaaatttaatttttccctgtAGAGTTAACTTAGGGATGGCggaacttttgaattttaagtgtccagtaaatattgggtaatttttttctttgtgacCAAGTTTTCCATAGTAAGCCCTGCTTTGTATTCTTGGTTTTAAATGGGAATGGTAGTCTTCTgacagaaaatttgagcaatagctgaattctttcatttttaaggTGCTTGCTACCTTTAAAAGTAGTATGCACCCTCAAAGTGATAGACTTAACATTCTGCTATAAACTTTCTcacaaaatcgagaataaaaatttggggtcaccatgcaaaatttggtattagagaaacaaattacccaagatttacttacatttgaaatttataatGGCTGCCATACCTGTGTTCATTCTGTGGAGAAAAgcaaaaattttcgaaattattAAAGCCAGTGTTCTGCCAAGCTTTTGCATCAGTGGGGTCTGAGGACCCATGGAAGCTCAAAAAGTGGGTCGCTGTTGAAAAAAGGGGTCATTCTCAAGACAATTATACACTTTATTACGTGCCATACCCGTGTTGTTGTTTCGAAGTTCGAACTCGCAGTGAGTGCTGCGGTTTTATGGTCCTACCTACAGTCTACATGGCGAGTGAGTGTACTCGTTCGGAAATTCATGTTGTCTCAGGTCATCATATCTCGTTTATTGTCATGCTTTATGCATACTTTGCAAGTCATTTGGTTGTTTTTGGCATCGTAGTGGAGCCAGCTTAAATCACGTACCCAATTTTCATGAAGACGTCGAGCCTCAGTGAAGGCTGAGTTTCCGATGCATGGCTGCTCAATGTTTTTAGACTGCTCTGTTTCTGACTGATGCGTTTCCGATGTGGATGGCAGCGTCGAGCATTGGTTTTCAGTTTCCGATGATGTAAACGGCTGAGACACAATGTCATGTTCGATCGAAATGTCTTCACTCGTCCAGTTGTTGGATTTGCTTTTTAGGGGCTGAATTGGTCCAAAGAAACTAAGAATTGTTCTGCCTCAGCGTTTTGATTTATTCATGGAAGCCACTTTCCTTTCCAGAGAGTACTGTGAGGCATTGAATTTAAAAGAGACGCTCACTGGCTGCTCGAATCTAGCCAATGAAAACCTAGTTCacgattatgcaaataaaaaatcactgaaggTTGCTATGGAAGCGCTCGAGTAGCATGCACGCATGAGCAGCGTGGAATGTCTACTTCCGCGTTTGGCCTTTCACGTATCGTATAGCACGTAAATAAGTGTATTATTTTTACCGAAAGTTTAGTGGGACTGACGGCGCGCTGCGCCTTGCGGACccgatgattgatttttttggggtcttcaattttatttttgcggcAATGGCGCAAGGCCGCGGCCTCGGCAGAACACTGAAagctaagacagtgaaaatttttcttgcaccaaaagctttaaaatgggctctaacaagtggtagatcagaaaaaaattgtaatagtgTGACTGACagtcccaatatctgtcccGGAGGTACATTCTGCCTTAAAAATACCAGCAACTTCTCTTGTCCTGTTTCTACAGTACACTCGATCCTCTTCACTGCTGTCCCTTGGAGGAATACATCAACAATTTTCCATACCAGAAAATATCCAGATGTCATTGTACAGTGCCCATTTTCTAAGAAATATTAAGGAAAAGTTGATGGTGGATGGGATTGATCCACCCGATATACATTTCAACCCTCAGGGACATTTATTCCTTGCAACTGAAGAGGGCGCTGAAACCCTTATCGACAACTGTTCAATACAAAGGTGTGAAATACAGCTGCTTTATTTTTTCTTCTGGAGAATAAGCGTATCATTGACTGGGTATTGTGCAtaatataaacaaaaattatattaatattttgaaagctCATAATTTAATTATTCATGCTATGCGTGTAGGTTTAGCTGGATACATGTGTTATTTTCCACAGTGATAGTGTTGCCataacaataacattttcaaaactttcattcCCAAGGAATCAAAAAAAACCTTTCTTACCTTCAGTTGTTCAATAGTGAAAACAATAATGAAAGATACATCCTAGATAATTGATCACAATCGTGTAGGTAATGAACAAGTTCTTTGAAACTATAgctctgaaaaaatattttagttcagtaaatttctgaaattagccagcttgaatttctttgaaatagtttaatataaaatgaaagtttattttactttttgtagttttttgGATCACTTTATGATGTCTCAATTCTTCTCTGACAGTAAATTTGGAGCAAAATCTGTGCTTATGTCGCAAACACAGCTAAAGAAA contains the following coding sequences:
- the LOC139152663 gene encoding E3 ubiquitin-protein ligase TRIM45-like, translated to MNGFSGTVETACTSDICSRKIECGECQKKLRDPRVLPCLHTFCLDCLRDVKPYVVNCDSDLASGSSASGSGSLSSKSSTLTILCPTCVVEVELPEDGVEGLPVNFVSQKLLLLQSLNEESSKLQCDLCDDSSPAAVRCEDCSIYMCSFCLQAHKRQRKTSSHTILTIEEAREKGVNKIHRPVFCSRHINEELRMFCETCDETVCRDCCLVEHREHKCDFIDNVCDGKMKVVQNLLSQTKPHIDVLRVAIDGVKSMQADVKEKSKQLNADITYFIDSYIHALQKHKDYLLSKVAEIAVQKENVLQLQKIQLEQTLGDFEDSCEFVSDALNDGSGAEILSFKKIIINRLKELNSMKYTCEPKENAFIRFDSEETAGLVDGYEVKGNVIGKEAQPLKCIAKGEGLSFGKQGERSEFMVMVKHGRNNLGGKEYQLKVEMVAKDNQNRKVKVDVANEKNGIHSVSYVPPVPGQYLVIVYLNGRHIQGSPFTVNVQGLPPLPIQRASSVKEMSLSPIPHSGIWHCCTFCSSEGNKNAICGCGGNMPGGFKGCGHGHPGHPGGKHWSCCGQSDIESSCDMNSVNSISTSSSTSALSQQFYTLPKSFKTVAL